One genomic window of Salmo salar chromosome ssa12, Ssal_v3.1, whole genome shotgun sequence includes the following:
- the LOC106565946 gene encoding potassium channel subfamily K member 15-like has product MKAQNIRTLSLILCMLSYLLVGAVVFDALESETENSRKKILEQKRNELKKKYRFTDDDYREIERVVLQSEPHRAGRQWKFAGSFYFAITVITTIGYGHSAPSTDAGKVFCMFYAVLGIPLTLVMFQSMGERINTFVRYLLCRLKRCMGLRKTDVSMGNMVLVGLLSCMSTLCVGAAAFSHFEGWTFFNALEGGTSRTNLIPSPSEERRETPGVRDSAKHPEFRISALCSCMCFRLGACDSPSPAHCEHSGCHSNPVFYNSISYRVDGVSCSSRGTSTQSFPSSDALFLGMSSPHTRRKSV; this is encoded by the exons ATGAAGGCGCAGAACATTCGGACCCTTTCTCTCATCCTGTGTATGCTATCCTACCTGCTTGTGGGAGCCGTGGTGTTCGACGCCCTCGAATCAGAGACCGAGAACTCGAGGAAGAAGATCCTGGAACAGAAACGCAATGAGCTGAAGAAGAAGTACAGATTTACAGATGACGACTACCGGGAGATCGAGAGAGTGGTTCTACAGTCGGAGCCCCATCGCGCGGGGAGACAGTGGAAATTCGCGGGATCCTTTTACTTTGCTATCACCGTCATCACAACGATAG GTTATGGTCACTCTGCTCCAAGCACTGATGCTGGAAAGGTATTCTGCATGTTCTATGCAGTTCTGGGTATCCCTCTGACACTGGTCATGTTCCAGAGCATGGGGGAAAGGATCAACACGTTCGTCCGCTACCTCCTCTGCAGGCTCAAGCGATGCATGGGCTTAAGGAAGACTGATGTGTCCATGGGGAACATGGTGCTGGTGGGCCTACTGTCCTGCATGAGCACCCTCTGTGTCGGGGCAGCAGCCTTCTCCCACTTTGAGGGCTGGACCTTCTTCAATGCCT TAGAGGGAGGCACCAGTCGTACCAatctcatcccctctccatctGAGGAGCGTAGAGAGACCCCTGGGGTCAGGGACTCTGCTAAGCATCCTGAGTTCCGCATCAGCGCCCTCTGCTCCTGTATGTGCTTCAGGCTGggtgcctgtgacagcccctctcCAGCCCATTGTGAGCACTCAGGCTGCCACAGCAACCCTGTCTTCTACAACTCCATCTCCTACAGGGTGGATGGAGTCTCCTGCAGCTCCAGGGGCACCTCAACCCAGTCCTTCCCCAGCAGCGATGCCCTTTTCCTGGGGATGAGCAGCCCTCACACACGGAGGAAGTCAGTATAG